The Janthinobacterium lividum genome has a window encoding:
- the secD gene encoding protein translocase subunit SecD — MNRYPAWKYIIIVVALLLGALYTAPNYFGESPALQVTSGKSTVKVTGELMTQVEQILTKENVKSEGVTMDGAGNLASVRARFADPDTQFKAKLVLEKDLNPDSSDPAYIVTVNLQANTPMWMQKLHALPMYLGLDLRGGVHFLMQVDAKAVLNKKVQGVQSAARSVLRDKNIRHAGIERVGDSVQINFRDADTRLKAKNVLSDQMTELAFADAGEGSDLKLNITLKPAALKATIDEGVKQNISTLSKRVNELGVAEPLIQQQGPDRIVVQLPGVQDVARAKAIIGRTATLEVRLVDETIVPGTELSSAIPFNSELFTVGKGVPVVLAKDVILTGDYISSATASFDQNQQAAVSIDLNGDGGRKMREATRERVGKRMAIVLFEKGKPEVLSVATIQQELGSRFQITGMGGAENANELALLLRSGALSAPMTVIEERTIGPQLGAENIAKGFHSTLYGFIAIAIFMIAYYMLFGAFSVLALAANLLLLIALLSMIQVTLTLPGIAAIALALGMAIDANVLINERIREELRAGNTPQAAIAAGFDRAWATILDSNVTTLIVGLALLAFGSGPVRGFAVVHCLGILTSMFSSVFVSRGVVNLWYGRKKKLTTLSIGTVWVPGTSK, encoded by the coding sequence ATGAATCGCTATCCTGCCTGGAAATACATCATCATCGTCGTCGCCTTATTGCTGGGCGCACTCTATACGGCGCCCAATTATTTCGGTGAGTCACCGGCGCTGCAAGTAACCAGCGGCAAGTCGACCGTCAAAGTGACGGGCGAGCTGATGACGCAAGTCGAGCAAATATTGACGAAAGAGAACGTCAAGTCGGAAGGTGTCACCATGGATGGCGCCGGCAATCTTGCCTCCGTGCGCGCGCGTTTCGCCGATCCCGATACCCAGTTCAAGGCAAAACTGGTGCTGGAAAAGGACTTGAACCCCGATTCCAGCGACCCTGCGTACATCGTGACGGTCAATCTGCAAGCCAATACACCAATGTGGATGCAAAAATTGCATGCCTTGCCCATGTACCTGGGCCTGGACTTGCGCGGCGGCGTGCACTTCCTGATGCAGGTCGATGCGAAAGCCGTATTGAACAAGAAAGTCCAGGGCGTCCAGTCCGCCGCGCGTAGCGTGTTGCGCGACAAGAATATCCGCCACGCCGGTATCGAGCGCGTGGGCGACAGCGTCCAGATCAACTTCCGCGACGCAGATACGCGCCTGAAGGCGAAAAATGTGTTGTCCGACCAGATGACGGAACTGGCGTTTGCCGATGCAGGCGAAGGCAGTGACCTGAAACTGAACATCACCCTGAAACCGGCGGCCCTGAAGGCGACCATCGACGAAGGCGTGAAACAGAATATCTCCACCCTGTCCAAGCGTGTCAACGAGCTGGGCGTGGCCGAGCCGCTGATCCAGCAGCAAGGCCCTGACCGCATCGTGGTGCAATTGCCTGGCGTGCAGGACGTGGCCCGCGCGAAAGCCATCATCGGCCGCACGGCCACCCTGGAAGTGCGCCTGGTCGATGAAACCATCGTGCCTGGCACGGAACTGTCGAGCGCCATCCCGTTCAACTCGGAACTGTTCACCGTCGGCAAGGGCGTCCCTGTCGTGCTGGCGAAAGACGTGATCCTGACGGGCGACTATATTTCCAGCGCCACGGCCAGCTTCGACCAGAACCAGCAAGCGGCCGTGTCGATCGACCTGAACGGCGATGGCGGACGCAAGATGCGCGAAGCGACGCGCGAACGCGTGGGCAAGCGCATGGCTATCGTGCTGTTTGAAAAGGGCAAGCCGGAAGTGCTGTCGGTCGCCACCATCCAGCAGGAACTCGGTTCGCGCTTCCAGATCACCGGCATGGGCGGCGCGGAAAACGCGAACGAGCTGGCGCTGCTGCTGCGCTCGGGCGCCCTGTCCGCACCGATGACCGTCATCGAAGAACGCACGATCGGACCGCAACTGGGCGCAGAAAACATCGCCAAGGGCTTCCACTCGACCTTGTACGGCTTCATCGCCATCGCCATCTTCATGATCGCCTACTACATGCTGTTCGGCGCCTTCAGCGTGCTGGCCCTGGCCGCCAACCTGCTGTTGCTGATCGCTTTGCTGTCGATGATCCAGGTGACCCTGACACTGCCGGGTATCGCCGCTATCGCGCTGGCGCTGGGCATGGCGATCGACGCCAACGTGCTGATCAATGAACGTATCCGCGAAGAGCTGCGCGCCGGCAATACGCCGCAAGCGGCGATCGCTGCCGGCTTCGACCGCGCCTGGGCCACGATTCTCGATTCGAACGTGACCACCCTGATCGTTGGCCTGGCTCTGCTGGCCTTCGGCAGCGGCCCTGTGCGCGGCTTCGCTGTTGTGCATTGCCTGGGTATCCTGACCTCGATGTTCTCCTCCGTCTTCGTGTCGCGCGGCGTGGTCAACCTCTGGTATGGCCGCAAGAAAAAGCTGACGACCTTGTCGATCGGCACGGTGTGGGTGCCGGGCACCAGCAAATAA
- the secF gene encoding protein translocase subunit SecF, with translation MEFFRIKKDIPFMRHALIFNVISAVTFLAAVFFLFHKGLHLSVEFKGGTLMEVKYPKAANLEAIRGTLIAMGYEEPGVTSFDTARDVMIRLPVEKGVSAANTSQRVFDALCKAEQGTTKDIDTVTAKGEHVLKSACMDTAGNEAVVLQKVEFVGPQVGDELTQNGLNALVMVILGVMIYLAIRFEWKYAVSAIIANLHDVVIILGFFAFFQWEFSLTVLAAILAVLGYSVNESVVIFDRIRENFRKQRKATVHEVIDSAITSTISRTIITHGSTQMMVLSMLVFGGQTLHHFALALTIGICFGIYSSVFVAASIAMWLGVKREDLIKPVKEKDETDGAVV, from the coding sequence ATGGAATTTTTCCGGATCAAAAAAGATATTCCCTTCATGCGCCATGCGTTGATTTTCAACGTGATTTCGGCCGTGACCTTCCTTGCCGCCGTCTTCTTCCTGTTCCACAAGGGCTTGCACCTGTCCGTGGAATTCAAGGGCGGCACCCTGATGGAGGTGAAATACCCCAAGGCGGCCAACCTTGAAGCCATACGCGGTACCCTGATCGCCATGGGCTACGAAGAACCGGGCGTGACCAGCTTCGATACAGCGCGCGACGTGATGATCCGCCTGCCGGTGGAAAAGGGCGTCAGCGCCGCGAACACCTCGCAGCGCGTGTTTGACGCCCTGTGCAAGGCCGAACAAGGCACGACCAAAGATATCGATACCGTCACCGCAAAGGGTGAGCATGTGCTCAAGAGCGCCTGCATGGACACGGCCGGTAACGAAGCGGTCGTCTTGCAGAAAGTCGAATTCGTCGGCCCGCAAGTGGGCGACGAACTGACGCAGAACGGCTTGAACGCGCTGGTGATGGTGATTCTGGGCGTGATGATCTACCTGGCCATCCGCTTCGAGTGGAAGTACGCTGTCTCGGCTATTATCGCCAACTTGCATGACGTGGTGATCATCCTGGGCTTCTTCGCCTTCTTCCAGTGGGAATTTTCGCTGACGGTACTGGCGGCGATCCTGGCGGTGCTCGGTTACTCGGTCAACGAATCGGTGGTGATCTTTGACCGTATCCGCGAAAACTTCCGCAAGCAGCGCAAGGCGACCGTGCATGAAGTGATCGACAGCGCGATCACCAGCACCATTTCGCGTACCATCATCACCCACGGTTCCACCCAGATGATGGTGCTGTCGATGCTGGTCTTCGGCGGCCAGACCCTGCATCACTTCGCACTGGCGCTGACCATCGGTATCTGCTTCGGTATTTACTCGTCCGTGTTCGTCGCGGCCTCCATCGCCATGTGGCTGGGCGTCAAGCGCGAAGACTTGATCAAGCCGGTCAAGGAAAAAGACGAAACCGACGGCGCCGTGGTGTAA
- a CDS encoding YafY family protein, whose translation MSRSGRLFLLMDAMRAKRVPVTAAQLAQQLGVSERTIYRDIQTLAELGAPLQGEAGIGYVLRRGAFLPPLMFGPDELEALVLGARWVRRQGDAGLAQAASNALAKIAAASPRDLRDSMAETSLWVPLGRPADGAQPADRYVQPVREAIRYEQKLTLTYQDEHGSATSRTVWPFALAFFEGKRLLAAWCELRGDYRHFRIDRIASVQRHDERYPTRRHALLETWRKAHDIDPES comes from the coding sequence ATGAGCCGCAGCGGCCGTTTATTCCTGCTGATGGACGCCATGCGCGCCAAACGGGTACCGGTGACGGCGGCCCAACTGGCGCAGCAGTTGGGTGTCTCCGAACGTACGATTTACCGCGATATCCAGACCCTGGCCGAACTGGGCGCGCCCCTGCAGGGCGAAGCGGGTATCGGCTATGTGCTGCGCCGCGGCGCTTTTTTGCCGCCACTGATGTTTGGTCCCGATGAACTGGAAGCGCTGGTGCTGGGCGCGCGCTGGGTGCGCCGGCAGGGCGATGCGGGCCTGGCGCAGGCGGCCAGCAATGCCCTGGCCAAGATCGCTGCCGCCTCGCCGCGCGACTTGCGCGACAGCATGGCCGAGACCAGCTTGTGGGTGCCGCTGGGGCGCCCCGCCGATGGCGCGCAGCCGGCCGACCGTTATGTGCAGCCGGTGCGCGAGGCGATCCGCTACGAACAGAAGCTCACGCTCACCTATCAGGATGAGCATGGTAGTGCCACCTCGCGCACGGTGTGGCCGTTTGCCCTGGCCTTTTTTGAAGGCAAGCGCCTGCTGGCCGCCTGGTGCGAGCTGCGCGGCGATTACCGGCATTTCCGCATCGACCGCATCGCCAGCGTGCAGCGGCATGACGAGCGCTATCCCACGCGCCGCCACGCCTTGCTCGAGACCTGGCGCAAGGCGCACGATATTGATCCGGAATCCTGA
- a CDS encoding glutathione S-transferase family protein, with protein sequence MRLYHHPMSSNARRALMTAIHLGLRLELAEVDLMNADDRRRLAELNPNGKVPVLADGAFLLWESCAIMQYLAEQVPGQTIYPSAPQARADVNRWLFWAAQHFAPAISVLAWERAWKGMTGNGPADPLEEARGEHELHACAVVLDAHLAGRSWIHGDDVTLADFAVAAPLMYSEAVRLPLAQYQHIQAWFARVRQLRAWQETDVELLPG encoded by the coding sequence ATGCGCCTGTACCACCACCCCATGTCCTCGAATGCCCGTCGTGCCCTGATGACGGCGATCCACCTCGGCCTGCGTCTGGAACTGGCGGAAGTCGACCTGATGAATGCGGATGACCGCCGCCGTCTGGCCGAGCTCAATCCTAACGGCAAGGTGCCCGTGCTGGCCGATGGCGCTTTCCTGCTGTGGGAATCGTGCGCCATCATGCAATACCTGGCCGAACAGGTACCGGGCCAGACCATCTATCCTTCGGCGCCGCAAGCGCGCGCCGACGTCAACCGCTGGCTGTTCTGGGCCGCGCAGCATTTCGCGCCCGCCATCAGCGTGCTGGCCTGGGAACGCGCGTGGAAAGGCATGACGGGCAATGGGCCGGCGGATCCGCTGGAAGAGGCGCGCGGCGAGCACGAGCTGCATGCCTGCGCCGTGGTGCTGGACGCGCATCTGGCTGGGCGCAGCTGGATCCACGGAGATGATGTGACCCTGGCCGACTTCGCCGTGGCCGCGCCGCTGATGTACAGCGAGGCCGTGCGGCTGCCGCTGGCGCAGTACCAGCATATCCAGGCGTGGTTTGCCCGCGTGCGGCAGTTGCGCGCCTGGCAGGAAACGGACGTGGAGCTGTTGCCGGGATAA